A portion of the Wolbachia endosymbiont of Oedothorax gibbosus genome contains these proteins:
- a CDS encoding TrbI/VirB10 family protein, with protein MNKERRNNSEDESEIENKVVTVGSNQGHRALMVIILVLLAGGVYYLYFSPSPKEGSEVVKKEETKQNVQELKGKLEQVPDNVMVPERIITDPLPPLPPLPTPSIIPEIKQIRKEEEKPKEISVSNIPILPQQNFPSSNVISNLPTSFPTIGGGGYPRERRTAQMLAISGGGGENKAADAILSDTSAQSSKATRVGKLGLMITQGKIIDAVLETAINSDLQGMLRAMVSRDVYAETGDTVLIPKGSRLIGSYSFDSNVAKSRVNINWNRVILPHGIDVAISSLSTDELGRAGIAGIVDNKIVSALFSSVTLAGVSIGSAVIGQKASNLVDTLTAMDVVKSITATEIDISSLKGAIVERLEGAIKTEVGKVGDEKWKLGLRAIEKIRNAKSDQDLLRIIKEEIVSVIKSSGVSEVDAITSDNIGITLDDVRQLLRQIQKKSKSVYESAIGKSIEDFSKDMRDIVGRYTDKKPTIYVDQGTALKVFVNQDIVFPPQAILNQ; from the coding sequence ATGAATAAAGAAAGGCGTAACAATTCAGAAGATGAATCAGAAATAGAGAATAAGGTAGTAACAGTTGGCTCTAATCAAGGTCATAGGGCATTGATGGTCATTATTTTAGTGCTTCTGGCTGGTGGAGTGTATTATCTCTATTTTAGTCCTTCTCCTAAAGAGGGTTCAGAAGTTGTTAAAAAAGAGGAAACAAAGCAAAACGTTCAAGAATTGAAAGGAAAGTTGGAACAAGTTCCAGATAATGTAATGGTTCCTGAAAGAATAATAACTGATCCCTTACCACCCTTACCTCCTCTTCCTACACCATCAATCATACCAGAAATAAAACAAATTAGAAAAGAAGAAGAAAAACCAAAAGAAATCTCTGTGTCAAATATACCTATTTTACCGCAGCAAAATTTTCCTTCTAGCAATGTAATTAGCAATTTACCTACCTCGTTTCCTACAATAGGGGGGGGTGGTTACCCTAGAGAAAGACGTACTGCACAAATGTTAGCAATTTCAGGTGGTGGTGGAGAGAACAAGGCTGCTGATGCTATTTTATCCGACACTTCAGCACAGTCGAGCAAAGCTACCAGAGTAGGAAAGCTTGGTTTGATGATTACTCAAGGTAAAATTATTGATGCTGTTCTTGAAACTGCAATAAATTCTGATCTGCAAGGAATGCTGCGTGCTATGGTGAGTAGAGATGTTTATGCAGAAACTGGTGATACAGTTTTAATACCTAAAGGCTCAAGATTGATAGGTAGTTATTCATTTGACTCGAATGTTGCTAAATCTCGTGTAAATATAAACTGGAATAGAGTGATTCTGCCGCATGGAATAGATGTTGCCATCTCATCACTTAGTACTGACGAGCTTGGAAGGGCAGGGATAGCAGGAATAGTTGATAATAAAATAGTAAGTGCATTATTCTCTTCAGTGACACTTGCTGGTGTTTCAATTGGTTCGGCTGTTATAGGGCAAAAGGCTTCTAATCTTGTTGATACGCTAACTGCCATGGATGTAGTGAAGTCTATTACTGCAACTGAAATAGATATTTCTTCTCTCAAAGGGGCTATTGTTGAGAGATTGGAGGGTGCTATAAAAACTGAAGTTGGGAAGGTAGGAGACGAAAAATGGAAATTGGGTCTTAGGGCTATTGAAAAAATTCGGAATGCTAAAAGTGATCAGGATTTACTGAGAATAATAAAGGAAGAAATAGTAAGTGTGATAAAAAGTTCTGGAGTTAGTGAAGTTGATGCAATTACTAGTGACAATATCGGTATAACTTTAGACGATGTACGTCAACTGTTGAGGCAAATTCAGAAAAAAAGTAAGTCTGTTTATGAAAGCGCAATTGGGAAATCAATCGAGGATTTTTCTAAAGACATGCGAGATATAGTGGGCAGATATACAGATAAAAAACCAACTATTTATGTCGATCAAGGCACTGCATTGAAAGTATTTGTTAACCAAGATATAGTATTTCCTCCACAGGCAATATTAAATCAATGA
- the virB9 gene encoding P-type conjugative transfer protein VirB9, translated as MNMYRILLVLALLVSSNLNASINYNEPISVDSRIKTFVYSPNEVFTVVFSQGYYSYIEFAEGEKVKNIAVGDASSWKINPYDNKLLIMPFEVSSRTNMIITTTKKRNYIFDLISRPNYDKYPDTDAKKVDHDYSAEKDISYVVRFYYPQEEGEFDVDLDEVSLPTQMQYTTDKPEKIIQENDTKYNYTYIDEGSNADIVPIELFDDGYLTYLKFRNNNKIPQIFVEEEDKPCKRLLFDDYVIIKGVHKKLFMRYEDGKVEIINRSL; from the coding sequence ATGAATATGTATAGGATATTATTAGTTTTAGCTTTACTTGTAAGTAGCAATTTAAACGCATCCATTAATTATAATGAACCTATTTCTGTAGATAGTAGAATAAAGACTTTTGTGTATAGCCCTAATGAAGTATTTACGGTGGTTTTTAGTCAGGGTTACTATTCTTATATTGAATTTGCGGAAGGAGAAAAAGTTAAAAATATCGCTGTTGGTGATGCATCAAGTTGGAAAATTAATCCTTATGACAATAAATTGCTTATCATGCCATTTGAAGTTAGTAGCCGCACTAACATGATTATTACGACAACTAAAAAAAGAAATTACATTTTTGATTTAATCTCAAGGCCAAATTACGATAAATACCCAGATACTGATGCTAAGAAAGTGGATCACGATTATTCTGCTGAAAAGGATATATCTTACGTAGTACGTTTTTATTATCCTCAAGAAGAAGGTGAATTTGATGTTGATTTAGATGAGGTTTCTTTACCTACTCAAATGCAATATACTACAGACAAGCCAGAAAAAATAATACAAGAAAATGATACGAAGTACAATTATACATATATTGATGAAGGTAGTAATGCGGATATAGTTCCGATTGAGCTATTTGATGATGGTTATTTAACCTATTTAAAATTTAGAAATAATAATAAAATACCTCAGATTTTTGTAGAAGAGGAGGATAAACCTTGTAAAAGGCTGTTATTTGATGATTATGTTATAATAAAAGGGGTACATAAAAAGCTATTTATGCGTTATGAAGATGGTAAAGTTGAAATTATAAATAGGTCACTTTAG
- a CDS encoding virB8 family protein, whose translation MLRFFKREKNTGSLDEDINWNSSRYSTVIAQRNILLLFALILLATISISILVIFKISTSSTIEPFVIEIDKKSGIVQLVDPVTVKQYSANEALNDYFISEYIKAREVFDPYHYNYNYYTKVRLFSSSNVYNEFRNYIGSQNMDDLFNLYSDTKNEFKIRSIQKLGNDALQVRFFVEFIRKDGSSTRKNKIVIMSYRYASLEMNDQQRYINPLGFQVISYRVDDEYV comes from the coding sequence ATGCTAAGATTTTTTAAGCGAGAAAAAAATACTGGATCCTTAGATGAGGATATAAATTGGAATTCAAGCCGCTACAGCACAGTTATTGCTCAAAGGAATATTCTACTTTTATTTGCATTAATATTATTAGCAACAATCTCTATCAGCATATTAGTCATATTTAAAATTAGCACAAGTAGCACTATTGAGCCATTTGTTATAGAAATTGACAAGAAATCGGGAATAGTGCAATTGGTTGATCCTGTCACAGTAAAACAATATTCTGCAAATGAAGCGCTGAACGATTATTTTATTTCAGAGTATATAAAAGCAAGGGAGGTTTTTGATCCATATCATTATAATTATAACTATTATACAAAGGTGAGGTTGTTTTCCTCATCTAATGTGTATAATGAATTTAGAAATTATATAGGATCGCAGAATATGGATGATCTTTTTAATTTATATTCAGATACCAAAAATGAATTTAAAATTCGCTCAATTCAAAAATTGGGTAACGATGCTCTTCAGGTGAGGTTTTTTGTGGAATTTATACGGAAAGATGGAAGTTCCACAAGAAAAAATAAGATAGTTATTATGTCATATAGATATGCATCGCTTGAAATGAATGATCAGCAAAGATATATTAACCCATTAGGGTTTCAAGTTATTTCATATAGAGTAGATGATGAATATGTATAG
- a CDS encoding GTP cyclohydrolase II, producing the protein MFIGNQSSNKVERAISEIRRGRPIVIYDESNYLLFAAAEALERDLFNQYKLISSNVYVTLTSSKVKYISQNKEHNSKRLLISNFDELLPLINCSKEDSIKELQCSKTIDEYAVALLKFSELLPYALVADMTFENNHEMRNWCEKNDVIALDTSFINNFQENQDVYEVCKTSLFLKQTQEVNIISYRTESGGREHHAIIIGNPDKDDEPLVRIHSSCYTGDLLDSLSCDCRSQLYQAIQMIADSGSGIILYLMQDGRGIGLTNKLRAYSMQREHNLDTVDANRILGFEDDERSFVVAAKMLKKLSINKIQLLTNNDRKLSELESSGIGVTKCLPLIVERNKYNDSYMETKFGKLGHRLRVF; encoded by the coding sequence ATGTTTATAGGGAATCAAAGTAGCAATAAGGTAGAAAGAGCTATCAGCGAAATCAGGCGCGGTCGGCCAATTGTAATATATGATGAAAGTAATTACCTATTGTTTGCTGCTGCTGAGGCTTTAGAAAGAGATTTATTTAATCAATACAAGCTTATATCAAGCAATGTATATGTTACTTTAACTTCAAGTAAGGTAAAATACATATCTCAGAATAAAGAACATAACAGCAAACGTCTGTTGATAAGCAATTTTGATGAACTGCTCCCTTTAATAAACTGTTCAAAGGAAGATAGCATAAAAGAGTTGCAATGCTCAAAGACAATAGATGAGTATGCTGTTGCCTTGCTTAAGTTCTCAGAATTATTGCCATACGCGTTAGTGGCTGATATGACTTTTGAGAATAACCATGAAATGCGAAATTGGTGCGAGAAAAATGACGTTATTGCACTGGACACGTCATTCATAAATAATTTTCAAGAAAATCAGGATGTATATGAAGTGTGCAAAACATCATTGTTTTTAAAACAGACTCAAGAAGTAAATATCATATCTTATAGAACCGAAAGTGGTGGAAGAGAACATCATGCAATTATCATTGGCAATCCAGATAAAGATGACGAACCATTAGTGAGAATTCATTCTTCGTGCTATACGGGTGACTTGTTAGATAGCTTATCATGCGATTGCAGAAGTCAGTTATATCAAGCAATTCAAATGATAGCTGACTCTGGAAGTGGTATTATATTGTATTTGATGCAAGATGGAAGAGGTATTGGTTTAACTAATAAGTTAAGAGCGTACAGTATGCAAAGAGAACATAATCTTGATACTGTTGATGCAAATAGAATATTGGGTTTTGAAGATGATGAAAGGAGTTTTGTTGTTGCAGCTAAAATGCTTAAGAAATTGAGCATTAACAAAATCCAATTACTTACAAACAATGATAGGAAATTGTCAGAATTGGAAAGTAGTGGTATAGGAGTTACAAAGTGTCTACCACTTATTGTGGAACGTAATAAATATAACGATTCATATATGGAGACAAAGTTTGGTAAATTAGGCCATAGATTAAGAGTTTTTTAG
- a CDS encoding metallophosphoesterase family protein → MNVANIFIFLALSLITSFHFVHAQILYTWSQVIPENKLSIRAITDNDMCPIAHVDGEEVEMLNRSSINNGDHNETVCELTVQTSAKNISIEDLRVPILPEKVNKIALIGDTGCRINMLFQQECNSVDSWPLKKNLDSIALHKPDLIIHVGDYHYRQTKCRNTKKCGDIYGYSKEVWYADWFEPAKDISLQSPFLFVRGNHESCDRAYEGWFRYLDSHPFSSEKCGNFVSSWSLDAGPMKFFIFDSSSGEDIFTTQSTIDAFERQFDKLIQNSSDKPMWFLTHKPLWRSPKKEFLTLKSHGNLTQIEAFGDKFPSNVTTIVSGHIHIAQILLMDNVPDQIIVGNGGASLNAQDQESVYQNVEFDYSNGKNYLAHEVRNFFGFGFAILNLDDHEFTFYNQDNKEMYSAKLTEDFKLKTD, encoded by the coding sequence ATGAATGTAGCTAATATCTTTATTTTTTTAGCTCTATCTCTTATAACCAGCTTTCATTTCGTCCATGCACAGATATTATACACATGGTCTCAAGTTATCCCAGAAAATAAATTAAGCATACGTGCAATTACAGACAATGACATGTGTCCCATTGCTCATGTAGATGGTGAGGAAGTAGAAATGCTGAATCGCAGCTCAATTAACAATGGTGATCATAATGAAACAGTTTGTGAACTGACAGTACAAACAAGTGCCAAAAACATTAGTATTGAGGATCTACGAGTTCCTATATTACCAGAAAAGGTTAATAAAATTGCTTTGATTGGGGACACGGGCTGTAGAATAAATATGTTATTTCAGCAGGAATGTAATTCGGTAGATAGCTGGCCTTTAAAAAAAAATTTAGATTCAATCGCCCTTCATAAACCAGATTTAATTATCCATGTTGGTGATTATCATTATAGACAAACAAAATGTAGAAATACAAAAAAATGCGGCGATATTTATGGATATAGTAAAGAAGTTTGGTACGCTGATTGGTTTGAGCCTGCAAAGGATATTTCATTACAATCCCCTTTCCTTTTTGTTCGTGGAAACCATGAGAGTTGTGATAGAGCTTATGAAGGATGGTTCAGGTATCTAGATTCACACCCCTTTTCGTCTGAAAAATGTGGAAACTTCGTTTCTAGTTGGTCTTTAGACGCTGGACCGATGAAATTTTTTATCTTCGACTCTTCATCCGGTGAGGATATTTTTACAACCCAAAGCACAATTGATGCTTTTGAGAGGCAATTTGATAAATTGATACAAAATAGTTCTGATAAGCCCATGTGGTTTTTAACTCATAAACCGCTTTGGAGATCTCCAAAAAAAGAATTTTTGACATTAAAAAGCCATGGCAATCTCACACAAATTGAAGCCTTTGGGGATAAATTTCCAAGCAATGTTACTACCATAGTTTCCGGGCATATTCATATAGCTCAGATTTTACTAATGGATAATGTTCCAGACCAGATTATAGTTGGAAACGGTGGTGCATCATTAAACGCTCAAGATCAAGAATCTGTTTATCAAAATGTAGAATTTGACTATTCAAATGGTAAAAACTACTTAGCACACGAGGTTAGAAACTTTTTTGGCTTTGGCTTTGCAATACTAAATTTAGATGATCACGAATTTACCTTCTATAACCAAGATAATAAGGAAATGTATTCTGCAAAGCTAACGGAAGATTTTAAACTCAAAACGGATTAA
- a CDS encoding IS982 family transposase: MNKNVTELFCFVDDFCKAINKNFAEKLLPNSKKPTRTPEITHSEILTIILLYQQSRCEDFKSFYTYYLKALYGSEFQNLPTYSRFIRLKPRVLWYLALLLQWLCEQSKMTGISYIDATSIAVCHPKRISRNKVFKGLAKLGKTTYGWFFGFKLHMVINEKGEIQGVTLTKGNVDDRKPVPKLTEKLTGLLFGDKGYIKKELFAKLFDRGLKLVTKVKKGMKNTLMLLEEKIFLRKRSIIETVFGYLKDRLELEHSRHRSPINFLVHVFSTLVSYSMKPKKPCISRFYYID, translated from the coding sequence ATGAATAAAAATGTAACAGAATTATTTTGCTTTGTAGACGATTTTTGCAAGGCTATAAACAAAAATTTCGCAGAAAAACTCCTGCCAAACAGTAAAAAACCTACCAGAACGCCAGAGATTACGCATTCTGAAATTCTTACTATAATTTTACTTTATCAACAATCTAGATGTGAGGACTTTAAATCTTTCTATACATATTATTTGAAAGCACTATATGGATCTGAGTTTCAAAATTTGCCAACATATAGTAGATTTATTAGGCTAAAACCGAGGGTTTTATGGTATTTAGCATTACTTTTGCAATGGCTATGTGAGCAGTCGAAAATGACAGGGATTTCGTACATAGATGCAACATCTATCGCTGTTTGCCATCCAAAAAGAATCTCAAGAAACAAAGTTTTCAAAGGATTGGCAAAGCTTGGAAAGACTACATATGGCTGGTTTTTTGGTTTTAAATTGCATATGGTAATTAATGAAAAAGGTGAAATTCAAGGAGTTACACTTACTAAAGGTAACGTTGACGACAGAAAACCAGTACCAAAATTAACTGAAAAACTGACTGGTCTTTTGTTTGGTGATAAGGGCTATATAAAGAAAGAGCTCTTTGCAAAACTCTTCGATAGAGGACTAAAACTCGTTACCAAAGTAAAAAAAGGTATGAAAAACACATTAATGCTACTTGAAGAAAAGATTTTTTTAAGAAAAAGGTCGATTATTGAAACAGTTTTTGGCTACCTAAAAGACAGACTTGAGCTTGAGCATTCAAGGCACAGGTCTCCAATAAATTTCTTGGTGCACGTCTTTTCCACATTAGTTTCATATTCCATGAAGCCTAAAAAGCCCTGTATTTCTAGATTTTACTATATTGATTAA
- a CDS encoding superoxide dismutase: MSFTLPELPYDKTALEPYISAKTLDFHYDKHHKGYLNKLNELVENTDYQHVKIEEIITKVHGNSDKVPIFNNAAQVWNHTFYWNSMKKNGGGKPKDSSLLAKKIQDDIGGFDKFYEEFSNHGVSQFGSGWVWLVLEKGKLKITKTPNADLPLIYGQVPLLTMDVWEHAYYLDCQNRRIDYIKVFLDHLINWDFAEENLKENT, from the coding sequence ATGAGTTTTACTTTACCTGAATTACCATATGATAAAACAGCTTTAGAACCTTACATATCTGCAAAAACCTTAGATTTTCATTATGATAAGCACCACAAAGGGTATTTAAATAAACTCAATGAGCTGGTTGAAAATACAGATTATCAACATGTGAAAATTGAGGAAATAATAACAAAAGTGCATGGTAATAGCGATAAAGTTCCCATATTTAATAACGCAGCGCAAGTTTGGAACCACACTTTTTATTGGAATTCAATGAAGAAGAATGGTGGTGGTAAGCCTAAAGATAGTAGTCTTTTAGCAAAAAAAATTCAGGATGATATCGGTGGCTTTGATAAATTTTATGAAGAATTTTCCAATCATGGAGTAAGCCAGTTTGGTAGTGGATGGGTGTGGTTAGTGCTTGAAAAAGGAAAGCTCAAAATCACCAAAACTCCAAATGCAGATTTGCCATTAATTTACGGTCAAGTTCCATTACTCACTATGGATGTGTGGGAACATGCATACTATTTAGATTGTCAAAATCGTAGAATTGACTACATAAAAGTTTTCCTTGATCATTTGATTAATTGGGATTTTGCAGAAGAGAATTTAAAAGAGAACACATAA
- a CDS encoding M16 family metallopeptidase: protein MNVPQVTKLDNGLRIITEQVRDIDSVALSIRVGVGSRAESANQNGISHFLEHMAFKGTKTRTAFEIAKAFDDIGGVFNASTGRESTTYYAKVLKKDIKTGIDILIDILMNSTFPEDELEREKGVVIQEIFQTNDSPSDIVFDKYFEAAYKDQPFGRSILGTQDTVKSFTRGDLDNYINEHYFGENMLFTVAGNVEHEEVVALTKDFLSKIHSKKLKKSQNASCTGGEYLEHRKLDQVHLLIGLPSVSRHDDKYHTFQVLDSILGSGMSSRLFQEVREKQGLAYSVYSFNSSYTDTGMFSIFAGTDSSNLDKLLKSITTELKKLSTDDLKEEEVNRVKERVKSQILMSRESVSSRAETLGHYYGNYNRYISKNELIEKISAVTTANVKKAAEELLSQHEKTTLAAIGEIKSLPSYDKVVSMLKA, encoded by the coding sequence ATGAATGTACCCCAGGTAACAAAATTAGATAATGGTCTGCGCATAATAACCGAGCAGGTGCGTGATATTGATTCTGTAGCTTTAAGCATACGAGTTGGTGTTGGCAGTAGAGCGGAAAGTGCAAATCAAAATGGAATATCCCATTTTCTAGAACACATGGCTTTCAAAGGAACGAAGACAAGAACTGCGTTTGAAATTGCAAAAGCTTTTGACGACATAGGTGGGGTTTTCAACGCCAGCACCGGTAGGGAAAGCACCACCTATTATGCAAAAGTTCTCAAGAAGGACATCAAAACTGGTATTGATATATTAATAGATATATTGATGAATTCAACATTTCCAGAAGATGAATTGGAACGTGAGAAGGGCGTTGTAATACAAGAGATTTTTCAAACTAATGATTCACCAAGTGACATTGTTTTCGATAAATATTTTGAGGCAGCTTATAAAGATCAACCTTTTGGCAGGTCAATCTTAGGCACGCAAGATACTGTAAAATCTTTTACTCGAGGAGATCTAGATAATTACATAAATGAACATTACTTTGGCGAGAATATGCTATTTACTGTTGCAGGAAATGTTGAACATGAAGAAGTTGTTGCATTAACAAAAGATTTTCTCTCAAAGATTCATTCTAAAAAGCTGAAAAAAAGCCAAAATGCGAGCTGTACTGGTGGTGAGTATTTAGAACATCGTAAATTAGATCAGGTACACTTGCTAATTGGTCTACCTAGTGTTTCTCGCCATGACGATAAATATCACACGTTTCAAGTGCTTGATTCTATATTAGGGAGCGGAATGTCATCACGTCTGTTCCAGGAAGTAAGGGAAAAGCAGGGATTAGCTTACTCTGTTTATTCATTTAATTCCAGCTATACTGATACAGGAATGTTTTCCATTTTTGCTGGTACAGACAGTAGTAACTTAGATAAGCTTTTAAAATCTATAACAACAGAGTTGAAGAAGTTGTCTACAGATGATTTGAAGGAAGAAGAAGTAAATAGAGTGAAAGAGCGAGTAAAATCCCAAATTTTAATGTCGCGCGAAAGCGTAAGCTCACGTGCTGAAACATTGGGGCACTACTATGGTAACTATAATAGGTACATCAGTAAAAATGAATTAATAGAAAAAATTAGTGCAGTTACCACTGCTAACGTAAAAAAAGCAGCAGAAGAATTGTTATCTCAGCATGAAAAAACCACTCTAGCTGCAATTGGAGAAATTAAATCATTGCCAAGTTACGATAAAGTGGTTTCTATGCTTAAAGCTTAG
- a CDS encoding IS630 family transposase (programmed frameshift), with the protein MAGKSKAIGEELYNQCKLELKKYGIRGEIGRRLQAIISAKEYGISKVAKIYRITRTTLMKWIARFKEKGVIGFAIQPGRGPKPKLNEEKKEKIREVIEEDGANLTAKKLQGIVEGMLAIKVSESTARRLMKKLGFTYITPRPAHYKQDKNKQEEFKKNLNEIVEKNRKKEVFFDESRFGTHSKVGHGWFKKGSRTQVKVKIGRENFYLYSAVNPRNGEDISLLAPHVNTDCMNIFLEQMSKDLGTREAFLIMDCASWHRSKGLKTPENITIIYLPPYSPELNPVERFWQHLKENIIKNKMYDSIKLLENAVSEFIRDITESSIKTICSVNYLSSYL; encoded by the exons ATGGCAGGAAAAAGTAAAGCAATAGGAGAAGAACTATATAATCAATGCAAGTTAGAATTAAAAAAATATGGAATAAGAGGAGAGATAGGAAGAAGGTTACAAGCAATAATATCAGCAAAGGAGTATGGTATCTCAAAAGTTGCTAAAATATATAGAATTACGAGAACGACATTAATGAAATGGATTGCAAGATTTAAAGAAAAAGGTGTTATTGGGTTTGCAATACAGCCAGGGCGAGGACCTAAACCAAAACTGAACGAGGAGAAGAAGGAAAAAATAAGAGAGGTAATAGAAGAAGATGGGGCAAATCTGACTGCTAAAAAATTGCAAGGTATAGTTGAAGGAATGTTAGCTATCAAAGTAAGTGAGTCAACGGCGAGAAGGCTTATGAAGAAGCTAGGATTTACATATATCACACCTCGTCCAGCACATTATAAACAAGACAAAAACAAACAAGAGGAGTTCAAAAAAAATCTCAATGAAATTGTGGAAAAGAACCGGAAAAAGGAGGTT TTTTTCGATGAATCGAGATTTGGAACGCACTCAAAAGTTGGACATGGATGGTTTAAAAAGGGCTCAAGAACACAAGTTAAAGTAAAAATCGGAAGAGAAAACTTCTATCTTTACAGCGCTGTAAATCCCAGGAATGGAGAGGATATTAGCCTACTTGCTCCACATGTAAACACAGATTGCATGAACATATTTTTGGAGCAGATGTCGAAAGATTTGGGGACTAGAGAAGCTTTTCTTATCATGGATTGCGCAAGTTGGCATAGGTCTAAAGGTTTAAAAACTCCTGAAAATATCACCATAATTTATTTGCCGCCGTACTCGCCTGAGCTCAATCCTGTGGAAAGATTTTGGCAACATTTAAAGGAAAATATAATAAAGAACAAGATGTATGACTCTATTAAATTACTTGAAAATGCTGTATCTGAATTTATTCGAGATATTACGGAAAGTTCGATCAAAACCATTTGCTCTGTGAATTATTTGTCTAGTTATTTATGA
- a CDS encoding IS5 family transposase (programmed frameshift) — protein sequence MKYKEIEKLEGEKFRRLTGVKKSTFKRMVEILDEEDKRKKARSGRKSKLCIEDRLLMALEYMREYRTYFHIGQSYGMSESNCFKIIRWVEDTLIKHPDFALPGKKDLLNSNVEYEVLVIDGTETAVERPKKKQKRFYSGKKKRHTIKTQIVTEKKSKKVVCTSFSNGRKHDFRMFRESKIAILPQTKILADSGYRGMQKIHKNVELPHRRSKKNPLSKEKKAENRSLSIRRVVVENVIGLLKRFKIISDRYRNRRKRFGLRFNLIASIHNRELLS from the exons ATGAAATATAAGGAAATAGAAAAGTTAGAAGGAGAAAAGTTTCGACGTTTAACGGGGGTAAAAAAATCAACATTTAAGAGAATGGTAGAAATTCTAGATGAGGAGGATAAAAGGAAAAAAGCTAGAAGTGGAAGAAAAAGCAAACTTTGTATAGAAGATAGATTACTTATGGCACTGGAATATATGAGAGAATATCGTACATATTTTCATATAGGACAAAGTTATGGCATGAGTGAAAGCAACTGTTTTAAAATAATAAGGTGGGTAGAAGACACATTAATAAAACATCCAGATTTTGCATTACCAGGAAAAAAAGATCTATTAAATAGTAATGTAGAATACGAAGTTTTGGTAATAGATGGAACTGAAACAGCAGTAGAAAGGCCAA AAAAAAAGCAAAAGCGCTTTTACTCTGGAAAGAAAAAAAGGCATACTATAAAAACACAAATAGTAACAGAGAAGAAGAGTAAAAAGGTCGTATGTACATCTTTCTCCAATGGTAGAAAACATGATTTTCGGATGTTTAGAGAATCAAAGATAGCAATATTACCGCAAACTAAGATCCTAGCTGATTCTGGTTACAGAGGAATGCAAAAGATACATAAAAATGTTGAATTACCACATAGAAGATCAAAAAAGAATCCTTTATCAAAGGAGAAAAAAGCAGAAAATAGATCTCTCTCTATACGAAGAGTGGTAGTTGAAAACGTAATCGGCTTATTGAAAAGGTTTAAAATCATTTCTGACAGATATAGAAATCGACGAAAACGTTTTGGCTTAAGATTTAATTTGATTGCCTCTATTCACAATAGAGAGCTCCTTTCATGA